The genomic stretch TGGCTGAGCCCTCTTAACTCCAACGTGTCGATGTAGATCAGAACTTTCTCCTGACTCCTTGCCTGGCACCATCCCAGCGGCTAaagtatgaaaaattaaatgttgtaGAGGACTTCCCTCCCTCTGGCGACTCTCTCTTCTAGGCGGAGTTCTGGTCCTGCGCCTTTCCTGGGATCTACCACGTTTACAGGGAGGGCTCCTTGATCTCCGACGTTCGCCCCTTTGTGGCTCAATATCCTAAGCCACGAATCTCCTTAGGAAACCTCGATTGATGAGCTCCTGAATCTCCTCTTTCAGCTGATGGCACTCCTCCATGTCATGTCCATGATCTCGATGGAATCGACAATACTTGTCTTTACTTCTTTTGTTAGCCGGGGCCTTCATAGGTCTcgattttttcaagtaatccttATTCTCAATTATAGCCAGGATCTCTGCCCGAGGAGTATTAAGTAGGGTGAACCTGACTGGACTCCATCGGGGGCCCGACCTTTCCCCCCGATGACCTGGTTTATCTTTCGGCTTCTGCTCCatattttgacttttcttctctttcttatccgA from Diospyros lotus cultivar Yz01 chromosome 9, ASM1463336v1, whole genome shotgun sequence encodes the following:
- the LOC127809253 gene encoding uncharacterized protein LOC127809253, giving the protein MTLVNLKQNQGESLTDFVARFNMEALSIENLDQSIAMVAFQNALRAGPFTQSLAKRPPQTFTEILSRATKYINVEEVMRAKRIEYSDKKEKKSQNMEQKPKDKPGHRGERSGPRWSPVRFTLLNTPRAEILAIIENKDYLKKSRPMKAPANKRSKDKYCRFHRDHGHDMEECHQLKEEIQELINRGFLRRFVA